Proteins encoded in a region of the Rhodopirellula halodulae genome:
- a CDS encoding efflux RND transporter periplasmic adaptor subunit — protein sequence MNNASNQRPKWRWLRILGTAITCLAILGASAAAVVVINKTEPTAQQINATRKSSALVNTIVAERGSYAPQLVVLGTVEAARDITLSPRVSGQVVELSKDFLPGGMVREGELLLRIDPADFENAVSISNSELLQKEATWEIEQARQRLAVKELEMLESTIKNTNRSLVLREPQIASIKAEIAAAKAALARAQLDLDRTEVIAPFDAQILSRSVNIGSQVGPGDELGRLIGLDEYWIMAAVPVRNLRWVQFPEAAEEERMVDGEDLGSDTFAEDANGFQDGMVEGSRVLLRDPDAWGPDVTREGRVERMIGTLDQQTRLARVLITVNDPLGRESDLPPLILDTLIETRIEGRMIEDVVRLPREFVRDKDTVWVMKDEKLEIRDTEVIFRDAEYAYIRSGVDAGDEIVTTTLATVATGVGLRKITNDAEDDDDAKDAESEETTE from the coding sequence ATGAATAATGCGTCGAATCAGCGACCCAAATGGCGCTGGCTTCGCATTCTTGGCACCGCGATCACCTGCTTGGCAATCTTGGGAGCATCGGCCGCAGCGGTCGTGGTGATCAACAAAACCGAACCCACCGCTCAACAGATCAACGCCACTCGCAAGTCGTCGGCTTTGGTGAACACCATCGTCGCCGAACGTGGTTCTTACGCGCCCCAACTGGTGGTGCTGGGGACCGTGGAAGCGGCCCGTGATATCACACTCAGTCCACGTGTTAGTGGCCAAGTCGTCGAACTCTCCAAGGACTTTTTGCCTGGAGGCATGGTTCGCGAAGGGGAACTGCTGCTGCGGATTGATCCGGCGGATTTTGAGAATGCGGTGTCCATCAGCAACAGTGAACTTCTGCAAAAAGAAGCCACCTGGGAAATCGAGCAGGCTCGTCAGCGATTGGCGGTCAAAGAACTCGAGATGCTCGAGAGCACCATCAAGAACACGAACCGATCCTTGGTGCTTCGCGAACCGCAGATCGCATCGATCAAAGCGGAGATTGCTGCTGCCAAAGCCGCCTTGGCGCGTGCCCAATTGGATTTGGATCGCACTGAAGTCATCGCTCCATTCGACGCGCAGATTCTTTCCCGATCGGTGAACATCGGTTCGCAAGTCGGCCCCGGAGACGAACTCGGGCGTCTGATCGGTTTGGACGAATACTGGATCATGGCTGCGGTGCCGGTTCGCAATCTTCGTTGGGTTCAATTCCCTGAAGCCGCGGAAGAAGAACGCATGGTCGATGGTGAAGATTTGGGCAGCGATACCTTCGCTGAAGATGCGAACGGTTTCCAAGATGGGATGGTGGAAGGATCGCGTGTGCTGTTGCGTGATCCGGATGCGTGGGGGCCCGACGTGACGCGGGAAGGACGCGTCGAGAGAATGATCGGAACGTTGGATCAACAAACTCGTTTGGCTCGGGTCTTGATCACGGTCAATGATCCATTGGGCCGAGAAAGCGACCTACCGCCGTTGATCCTGGACACCTTGATTGAAACCCGAATCGAAGGACGCATGATCGAGGACGTGGTGCGTTTGCCTCGGGAGTTCGTTCGCGACAAAGACACCGTGTGGGTCATGAAAGACGAGAAACTCGAGATCCGAGACACGGAAGTGATTTTTCGCGATGCGGAATATGCCTACATCCGGTCCGGTGTCGACGCGGGGGATGAGATTGTCACAACCACGTTGGCGACGGTCGCAACGGGTGTCGGGCTCAGAAAAATCACCAACGATGCCGAAGATGATGACGACGCGAAAGACGCCGAGTCAGAGGAGACAACGGAGTGA
- a CDS encoding TolC family protein, giving the protein MYPLRVVGRFSKRWLIVMLLVGNGCANPDRTWTFRTETPPPFSTDGEIVAPDRWWTSFNDIQLNARVDQAMSGNFTLAAALQRLYAARALTRREASDLWPDLNGVADYGATMGPGDDRSSFIWGLDAGYQVDLWGEIESRVDAERLRTSATREDYHAIALTLSAEISRTWFSLIEAHAQVALLDEQIDSNEMGLALQEARFASGLILSPDVLRQRQLLEATLEQRVIVKSRIAVLEHQLAVLLGEMPQAAEYDPGTELPGLPPLPATGLPSELLQRRPDVRRDYLAFRAADRDLASAISAQYPRINLSGSLLNVSESPETIFRDWFVSIGASMIAPLFDGGQRRAEVDRTAAVKRELFNFYGQTMLEAFGEVEDALAQERYQLERIEHLENQVELARQSSEQLREQYLIGDADYLDVLSAITGQQRLQRETLSAQLDLVLIRVSLYLALAGGFDTRPQDFELLESTVEIVSETVVDE; this is encoded by the coding sequence ATGTACCCCTTACGCGTTGTCGGGCGTTTTTCCAAACGGTGGCTGATTGTGATGCTGCTGGTTGGGAACGGGTGCGCCAATCCGGACCGAACCTGGACGTTTCGCACGGAGACCCCACCTCCTTTTTCGACCGATGGTGAAATCGTCGCGCCCGATCGTTGGTGGACCTCGTTCAACGACATCCAGTTGAATGCTCGTGTCGATCAAGCGATGAGCGGCAACTTCACGCTCGCGGCGGCTTTGCAGCGATTGTATGCGGCGCGGGCTCTCACTCGACGCGAAGCATCGGATTTGTGGCCGGACCTAAACGGCGTCGCTGATTATGGTGCCACGATGGGACCCGGTGACGATCGGTCGAGTTTCATATGGGGCTTGGACGCGGGTTACCAAGTCGACTTGTGGGGTGAGATCGAATCACGGGTGGACGCGGAACGCTTGCGGACCTCGGCGACTCGCGAAGACTATCACGCGATCGCGTTGACGCTTTCCGCCGAAATTTCGCGGACGTGGTTTTCGCTGATCGAAGCCCACGCGCAGGTCGCCTTGTTGGACGAACAAATCGATTCCAACGAAATGGGGCTGGCACTGCAGGAAGCTCGTTTTGCATCTGGTTTGATCCTCAGCCCGGACGTCCTGCGTCAACGACAACTGTTAGAAGCCACCTTGGAACAGCGAGTCATCGTGAAGTCTCGCATCGCCGTGCTGGAGCACCAGCTCGCGGTCTTGCTGGGCGAGATGCCTCAGGCCGCGGAGTACGATCCCGGAACGGAGCTTCCCGGTTTGCCGCCGCTTCCCGCCACGGGGCTGCCGTCGGAATTGCTGCAGCGTCGGCCGGATGTGCGTCGTGACTACTTGGCGTTTCGTGCCGCGGACCGAGACCTGGCGTCGGCGATCAGTGCTCAGTACCCGCGCATCAATCTGTCGGGGTCGCTGTTGAATGTTTCGGAGTCTCCGGAAACCATTTTCCGCGACTGGTTTGTTTCCATCGGCGCATCCATGATCGCACCCTTGTTTGATGGGGGGCAGCGTCGGGCGGAGGTCGATCGCACCGCGGCGGTCAAGCGAGAGTTGTTCAACTTCTATGGTCAAACGATGCTGGAAGCGTTCGGCGAGGTGGAAGACGCCTTGGCCCAAGAACGCTACCAGCTCGAACGCATTGAACATCTGGAGAATCAGGTCGAGTTGGCGCGGCAATCGTCCGAGCAATTGCGGGAGCAGTACCTGATCGGCGACGCGGATTACCTGGATGTGCTCAGTGCCATCACCGGCCAGCAAAGATTGCAGCGCGAAACGCTATCGGCTCAACTAGACTTGGTGCTCATTCGCGTTTCGCTCTACCTGGCACTGGCGGGTGGTTTCGACACGCGACCGCAAGACTTTGAATTATTGGAATCGACCGTGGAAATTGTCTCGGAGACCGTTGTTGATGAATAA
- a CDS encoding prenyltransferase/squalene oxidase repeat-containing protein, with amino-acid sequence MNIQLIRTAICCLTVGLSLFAGGEKAASQEATSVSLKAQAIEKGLRYVASAGERWIEKRGCVSCHQVPTLIWSHQAAVDLDAPGARDKLRQWSEWSTNVVNFVKPEQKADVDHDATMSANIDTMTQLLLAIPEPPTNTSARPSTDSAWRTKFANHLKDEQAPDGSWRACGQLPAQRRPQPETTATTTAWTSLALLREGVVFNLQSALEVIDAIENAQSTEFLAARLLLTKQLATTGDISIREKGVEELSLWRERLIEMQNDDGGWGWKAGESSDALGTGYALYALAIAGADASVLQAATDHLVSTQEASGRWKVPGTKASAKGRPTATANDWGSAWAVIALSTTVKHDG; translated from the coding sequence ATGAATATCCAGTTGATCCGCACGGCAATTTGTTGCCTCACCGTCGGCTTGTCGCTCTTTGCCGGTGGGGAAAAAGCCGCTTCGCAGGAAGCAACTTCCGTTTCCCTGAAGGCTCAGGCCATCGAAAAAGGGCTGCGTTACGTCGCGTCCGCCGGAGAGCGTTGGATCGAAAAGCGAGGTTGTGTGTCCTGTCATCAGGTTCCAACTCTGATTTGGAGCCATCAAGCCGCGGTTGATTTGGATGCCCCCGGGGCGCGCGACAAGCTTCGACAATGGAGCGAGTGGTCAACGAACGTCGTCAACTTTGTCAAACCAGAACAAAAGGCCGACGTCGATCATGACGCCACGATGTCGGCGAACATCGACACAATGACTCAGTTGTTGCTGGCGATCCCCGAGCCACCAACCAACACGTCGGCCAGACCTAGTACGGACTCCGCATGGCGAACGAAATTTGCGAACCATTTGAAAGACGAACAGGCTCCGGATGGTTCGTGGCGAGCCTGCGGGCAGCTTCCCGCTCAGCGACGTCCGCAACCGGAAACCACCGCGACCACGACCGCCTGGACATCCCTGGCTCTGCTTCGCGAAGGCGTCGTGTTTAATTTGCAATCGGCGTTGGAGGTGATCGATGCCATTGAGAACGCGCAATCGACCGAGTTCCTTGCGGCAAGGCTCTTGCTGACGAAACAACTGGCAACGACCGGTGACATCTCCATTCGCGAAAAAGGCGTTGAGGAGCTATCGCTTTGGCGAGAACGATTGATCGAGATGCAGAATGACGACGGTGGTTGGGGATGGAAGGCGGGAGAGTCCAGCGACGCGCTCGGCACCGGTTACGCCCTGTATGCTCTCGCAATTGCCGGCGCCGATGCGTCCGTGCTACAGGCTGCAACAGATCATTTGGTCAGCACGCAGGAGGCCAGCGGACGCTGGAAAGTTCCCGGCACGAAAGCATCGGCGAAAGGACGTCCAACAGCGACCGCGAATGATTGGGGAAGTGCATGGGCGGTGATTGCACTTTCAACGACCGTGAAACACGATGGCTGA
- a CDS encoding NAD(P)-dependent oxidoreductase has translation MAQVFVAGGTGNTGHLLLGELLSRGHRVVTVVRSVERLRERLGDFDESRCTIVKGSLLDLPAERLRDHVQGCDAIASCLGHNLTFRGMYGHPRRLVTDAVRRLCQTVRELRPESPVRFVLMSSSGVRNANLNEKRTLAERAAFGMLRTLVPPHVDNELAAKVLQTEIGDDDPLIHWATVRPDTLHDPERVTEYRLEPSPIRSPLFNSGRSSRRNVAHFIAELITDDKTWAAWRSQTPVLYDRD, from the coding sequence ATGGCGCAAGTTTTTGTCGCGGGAGGCACCGGCAACACGGGGCACCTGCTCCTGGGGGAATTGCTTTCACGCGGACATCGAGTGGTCACGGTGGTGCGTTCGGTCGAGCGTCTTCGAGAGCGTCTTGGTGACTTCGACGAGAGTCGTTGCACGATCGTTAAAGGCAGTTTGCTGGATCTGCCGGCCGAACGATTGCGAGACCATGTTCAAGGTTGCGATGCCATTGCATCGTGCCTGGGACACAACCTGACGTTTCGCGGCATGTACGGTCATCCACGTCGTCTGGTTACCGACGCGGTGCGGCGTTTGTGTCAGACGGTCCGCGAGCTTCGTCCCGAGTCACCGGTTCGATTCGTGCTGATGAGTTCGTCCGGTGTTCGCAATGCAAATTTGAATGAAAAACGCACACTCGCGGAACGCGCCGCGTTTGGAATGCTGCGAACGTTGGTTCCGCCTCACGTCGACAATGAGCTTGCCGCGAAGGTTTTGCAAACGGAAATTGGTGATGACGATCCGTTGATCCACTGGGCGACGGTGCGTCCTGACACACTGCATGATCCGGAGCGGGTGACTGAATATCGATTAGAACCGTCACCGATACGAAGTCCACTATTCAACTCCGGCAGGTCCAGTCGCCGGAATGTTGCTCACTTCATCGCGGAACTGATCACTGATGACAAGACATGGGCTGCATGGCGTTCCCAGACACCGGTGCTGTATGACCGGGATTGA
- a CDS encoding NPCBM/NEW2 domain-containing protein, translating to MAQATADVRMQASSSAVTAARKLISQSIQTDRIESPGRVVVVYFTPQGRLPAAKHVGRIRRIVEETAKFYESELKRHGFPNRSMHVLRDARGQVEVIDVVGHESDYHSPDGQRIRDEVVPVLRQRGIDADASVLLLFCNLMDYDPVASKISHHSPYYGGGTHLSGTAWQCDSEILDPKRFRDATPLTDAEYGRITIGRHNSIFIGGVIHELGHALSLPHCRQRPDEAQRGTALMGSGNRTYAQQLRGEGKGTFLTQAHAFRLAAHPVFNRQVPKSVHQRVSTDFKQLSVHASDSNSIQVSGVVRSNIPTHAVIAYFDPDGGGDYDATTASTVPSSQGRFAFRSGPLGTNVSGELRIVACHVNGTTSSRSVRYDIDREGRPDLSIARMELQLQPMIDALRTDDLALAEARLQDIAGEDAGLINIGRKVLDRFQSASSTGSPRPLSVAAKEVAGDVSSMPLSVLLPKQAEVGWLQPTYDSVPAKERLLSLGGDYFARGIYAHAPAKHVYELGRQWKRLKGRCGVQGDRFGQVDFQILGDGQSLWAAKRVTAGHGKTLDLDVSKVKVLTLKVTDGGNGLGGDWGVWIEPTLTR from the coding sequence GTGGCTCAAGCCACAGCCGACGTGCGAATGCAGGCATCTTCTTCGGCGGTGACCGCTGCTCGAAAGCTCATCAGCCAATCCATTCAAACGGATCGAATTGAATCACCCGGGCGAGTGGTGGTGGTTTACTTCACGCCTCAGGGCCGATTGCCGGCGGCCAAACACGTCGGACGCATTCGCCGAATTGTTGAAGAAACGGCGAAGTTCTATGAATCCGAACTGAAACGCCACGGATTTCCAAATCGATCGATGCATGTCCTGCGAGATGCTCGCGGGCAAGTGGAGGTCATCGATGTTGTAGGACATGAGTCGGACTACCATTCACCGGATGGTCAGCGGATCCGCGACGAAGTCGTTCCCGTGCTTCGCCAACGAGGCATCGACGCGGACGCTTCCGTGTTGCTGTTGTTTTGCAATTTGATGGACTACGATCCGGTGGCCAGCAAGATCTCTCACCACAGTCCCTACTACGGTGGCGGAACTCACTTGTCGGGGACGGCATGGCAGTGTGATTCCGAGATCCTGGATCCGAAACGGTTTCGAGATGCCACGCCGCTCACGGATGCTGAGTACGGCCGCATCACGATTGGTCGTCATAACTCGATCTTCATCGGCGGCGTGATTCATGAATTGGGCCACGCATTGTCGCTTCCACATTGTCGTCAACGTCCCGACGAAGCTCAGCGTGGAACGGCGTTGATGGGATCAGGCAATCGCACGTACGCACAGCAATTGCGTGGCGAAGGAAAAGGCACGTTCCTTACTCAGGCTCATGCGTTTCGTTTGGCGGCACATCCGGTGTTCAATCGGCAAGTTCCCAAGTCCGTTCACCAACGTGTCAGCACCGATTTTAAACAACTTTCTGTCCATGCCAGCGATTCGAATTCCATTCAGGTATCCGGTGTTGTTCGAAGCAACATTCCGACGCATGCGGTCATTGCTTATTTCGATCCTGATGGAGGTGGTGACTACGACGCGACCACGGCATCGACCGTCCCGTCGAGCCAAGGCCGATTCGCCTTTCGCAGCGGTCCATTGGGGACAAACGTCTCCGGTGAGCTTCGCATTGTCGCCTGCCATGTCAACGGAACCACCAGCAGTCGGTCGGTGAGGTATGACATCGATCGCGAAGGCCGACCTGATCTGTCGATTGCTCGGATGGAACTGCAGTTGCAACCCATGATCGACGCACTTCGAACAGACGATCTGGCGTTGGCGGAGGCACGCTTGCAAGACATTGCGGGGGAAGATGCGGGACTGATCAATATCGGCCGGAAAGTCTTGGATCGTTTTCAGTCGGCGTCCTCGACGGGTTCTCCTCGCCCATTGAGTGTGGCTGCGAAAGAGGTTGCCGGCGATGTCTCTTCCATGCCGCTATCTGTTTTGCTTCCCAAACAAGCGGAAGTCGGCTGGCTGCAACCGACTTATGACTCGGTTCCCGCGAAGGAGCGTCTGCTGTCCCTGGGCGGCGACTACTTTGCTCGCGGAATCTACGCTCATGCTCCCGCGAAGCATGTTTATGAACTGGGTCGCCAATGGAAACGATTGAAAGGCCGGTGTGGTGTTCAAGGCGATCGGTTTGGGCAAGTGGACTTTCAGATTCTCGGTGACGGTCAATCTCTTTGGGCCGCGAAACGCGTCACGGCGGGTCATGGCAAGACCCTTGATTTGGATGTATCGAAGGTGAAAGTCTTGACGTTGAAGGTGACCGACGGTGGAAACGGGCTGGGCGGAGATTGGGGTGTCTGGATCGAGCCCACATTGACTCGTTGA
- a CDS encoding efflux RND transporter permease subunit: protein MTSLSQKLVPEGGPIAWMARNSIAANLLMILLLGGGIWSALTIQKEVFPQFQLDIVEVAVGYPGAAPEEVEQGILRPIEEAVRGVEGIREITSEAREGRGEVLIELVGGEDRMKVLQDVDQAVSRIRTFPDQIEQPEVRLQSRQQEVMQVAIYGPIDIWALRKLAEQLRDQLQSKEQITQVELRRVPAYVTHVEIPRQKLREYGLTLPDVAGIIRQSSQDVAAGSVQTTSGEILLRVKARKQWAEEFAGIEIVAGRDGPMVTLGDIAIIRDGFEEVGFHSQFSQTPSVELDIYRVGNQSPMDVAEAVEETMAEFESVLPPGVKWRIDSNNAEEFRRRLMLVAENAAMAVVIVLVILSLFLEFRLAFWVMMGMAVSFIGGVLLLPVTGVSINMISLFGFLVVLGIVVDDAVVVGENVYEKRQSLKDHENAAVEGTQEVSGPVTFSILTNIVAFVPLLFIPGETGKFWGPLPVVVIIVLALSLIESLFILPAHLAHARDAGRNPNSIGAKLHHGQQRFSQAFNRLVEFFYRPILMLTLRFRYVTASLALALFVVIGGYATSAHMGLILMPEVSADEIEAGVRMPVGTTQDQAAKIAETVTEASIKMFEEHNLYEVAEGIKTNVRGQSFIDVEIVMKPPDQRDMTANEVIELWRESIGDLPGVNQVTFEAERGPGGHRRAISIDLSHSDISVLESAASAFVERVESYANVRDVSDNYNKGKTQYDFKLRPEGRSLGLTDEDLGEQLRGAFFGSLALRLIRGTNETEVRVKLPEDQREDIHNLEDLIIRTPNGSEVPLLDVAEVEETLAFRSINRRDGRRAINVSMDVEPKRAVTQVIEALKSQELPRLREDYPGITWTFEGSDAEMRAATSSLWGSFGLALAVIYSLLAIAFRGYVQPLIVLVAIPFGVVGAIIGHIMLGYDLSLVSLMGVIALSGVVINDSLIMIDYANRQRGSQSAFDAISQAGLRRFRPIMLTTLTTFGGLMPLIFEDSLQAQYIIPMAISLGFGILFATAIILVLVPCLYLILEDIQGMFTAKTETP from the coding sequence GTGACCTCGTTGTCGCAGAAGTTGGTTCCCGAGGGCGGTCCGATCGCTTGGATGGCACGCAATTCGATTGCGGCCAACCTGCTGATGATCTTGCTACTTGGCGGTGGAATCTGGTCCGCCCTGACAATCCAAAAAGAAGTCTTTCCACAATTCCAGCTCGACATTGTCGAGGTCGCCGTCGGCTATCCGGGTGCGGCTCCGGAGGAGGTTGAACAGGGGATCCTGCGGCCAATCGAAGAAGCCGTCCGAGGTGTCGAAGGCATTCGCGAAATCACCAGTGAAGCTCGTGAAGGACGCGGTGAAGTGCTGATCGAGTTGGTCGGTGGCGAAGACCGCATGAAGGTCCTGCAGGATGTCGACCAAGCGGTCAGTCGCATTCGCACGTTTCCGGATCAGATCGAACAACCCGAAGTGCGTCTGCAGTCACGTCAGCAAGAAGTGATGCAAGTCGCGATCTATGGTCCGATTGATATCTGGGCGTTGAGAAAGCTAGCCGAGCAACTTCGCGACCAACTGCAATCCAAAGAACAGATCACACAAGTCGAACTTCGTCGCGTCCCAGCATACGTCACCCACGTTGAGATTCCTCGGCAAAAACTCCGAGAGTATGGGCTGACGCTGCCCGATGTCGCGGGCATCATTCGGCAATCCAGCCAAGACGTAGCGGCCGGCTCGGTTCAGACGACTTCGGGTGAGATCCTGTTGCGGGTCAAGGCTCGTAAGCAATGGGCGGAAGAATTCGCCGGAATCGAAATCGTGGCGGGACGAGATGGGCCGATGGTCACCTTGGGTGACATCGCCATCATTCGTGATGGGTTTGAGGAAGTCGGGTTTCACTCACAGTTCAGCCAAACACCGTCCGTCGAACTTGATATCTATCGCGTTGGCAATCAGTCGCCGATGGATGTCGCCGAAGCGGTCGAAGAAACCATGGCCGAGTTCGAATCCGTTTTGCCGCCCGGTGTGAAATGGCGAATCGACAGCAACAACGCGGAAGAGTTTCGTCGGCGATTGATGTTGGTCGCGGAAAACGCTGCGATGGCGGTGGTGATCGTGCTGGTGATCTTGTCGTTGTTCTTGGAATTCCGTTTGGCGTTTTGGGTCATGATGGGGATGGCGGTCTCATTCATCGGCGGCGTGCTGCTGCTGCCGGTGACCGGTGTCAGCATCAACATGATTTCCTTGTTTGGTTTCTTGGTGGTGTTGGGGATCGTTGTCGATGACGCCGTGGTCGTTGGCGAGAACGTTTATGAGAAACGTCAATCGCTGAAGGATCACGAAAATGCTGCGGTTGAGGGAACGCAAGAGGTTTCGGGGCCGGTGACGTTCAGCATTCTGACCAACATCGTGGCGTTTGTGCCTCTGCTGTTCATCCCAGGAGAAACCGGCAAATTTTGGGGGCCGTTGCCCGTCGTTGTGATCATCGTGCTCGCGCTTTCGTTGATCGAGTCGCTGTTCATCCTGCCTGCCCACCTCGCTCATGCTCGCGATGCCGGACGCAATCCCAATAGCATCGGTGCCAAGCTTCATCACGGCCAACAGCGGTTCAGCCAAGCGTTCAATCGTCTGGTCGAGTTTTTCTATCGACCGATACTGATGCTGACGCTCCGTTTTCGTTACGTCACCGCGTCGTTGGCGCTGGCACTGTTTGTCGTCATCGGTGGCTATGCGACGAGCGCCCACATGGGACTGATCCTGATGCCTGAGGTATCGGCGGATGAGATCGAAGCGGGGGTTCGAATGCCAGTGGGAACCACGCAGGATCAGGCTGCCAAGATTGCCGAAACGGTGACCGAAGCCAGCATCAAGATGTTCGAGGAACACAACCTCTACGAGGTGGCCGAGGGAATCAAAACAAACGTTCGCGGGCAAAGCTTCATTGATGTGGAAATCGTGATGAAGCCGCCGGATCAGCGTGACATGACCGCGAATGAAGTCATCGAACTTTGGCGAGAATCCATCGGTGATTTGCCTGGTGTGAATCAGGTGACCTTCGAAGCGGAACGCGGCCCCGGCGGTCATCGTCGCGCGATCAGCATCGACCTCAGTCATAGCGACATCTCCGTGTTGGAGTCCGCAGCGTCGGCGTTTGTCGAACGCGTTGAAAGCTACGCCAACGTGCGAGACGTGAGCGACAACTACAACAAGGGCAAGACTCAATACGATTTCAAGCTGCGACCGGAAGGACGCTCGCTCGGATTGACGGACGAAGATCTCGGCGAGCAACTACGTGGCGCCTTCTTTGGTTCGTTGGCACTGCGACTGATTCGCGGCACCAACGAAACGGAGGTGCGGGTCAAGCTTCCGGAAGACCAGCGAGAAGACATTCACAACTTGGAAGATCTGATCATTCGCACCCCGAACGGATCGGAGGTGCCACTGCTCGACGTTGCGGAAGTGGAGGAAACGCTCGCGTTTCGGTCCATCAATCGCCGCGACGGACGACGCGCAATCAATGTGTCGATGGATGTCGAGCCCAAGCGTGCCGTGACCCAGGTCATTGAAGCACTGAAATCGCAGGAGCTACCGAGACTGCGTGAGGACTACCCCGGGATCACATGGACCTTCGAGGGAAGTGATGCGGAAATGCGGGCCGCGACGTCGTCTCTGTGGGGATCGTTCGGGTTGGCACTCGCGGTCATTTACTCGTTGTTGGCGATCGCCTTCCGTGGATATGTGCAACCCTTGATCGTTTTGGTTGCGATTCCGTTTGGAGTGGTGGGCGCCATCATCGGCCACATCATGTTGGGCTATGATCTGTCGTTGGTGAGCCTGATGGGCGTCATCGCGTTGTCTGGTGTCGTGATCAACGACTCGTTGATCATGATTGATTACGCCAATCGACAACGCGGATCACAGTCCGCGTTCGATGCGATCTCGCAAGCCGGGTTGCGACGTTTCCGCCCAATCATGCTGACCACATTGACCACGTTCGGCGGTTTGATGCCACTGATCTTTGAGGATTCACTGCAGGCCCAATACATCATTCCAATGGCCATTTCGTTGGGCTTCGGAATTCTTTTCGCGACCGCGATCATTCTGGTGTTGGTGCCCTGTCTGTATCTCATCTTGGAAGACATTCAGGGAATGTTCACCGCCAAGACTGAGACGCCTTGA
- the arsC gene encoding arsenate reductase (glutaredoxin) (This arsenate reductase requires both glutathione and glutaredoxin to convert arsenate to arsenite, after which the efflux transporter formed by ArsA and ArsB can extrude the arsenite from the cell, providing resistance.) yields the protein MTKIYHNPRCTKSRQALQLLQDRGVEAEVIKYLETPPTKKELTEIIKLLNVPAEALVRKKEALYKELGLGEKKLTKQEWIATMLEHPKLIERPIVIHNGKAAIGRPTENIAEILDA from the coding sequence ATGACCAAGATCTATCACAACCCACGATGCACCAAATCACGTCAAGCGTTGCAGTTGTTGCAGGATCGCGGCGTGGAAGCGGAAGTCATCAAATACTTGGAAACCCCGCCGACAAAGAAAGAGTTGACGGAGATCATCAAGCTATTGAATGTGCCTGCTGAAGCATTGGTGCGGAAGAAAGAAGCTCTCTACAAAGAGCTTGGTCTGGGCGAGAAGAAGCTGACCAAGCAAGAATGGATCGCCACCATGTTGGAGCATCCCAAGCTGATCGAGCGGCCCATCGTGATCCACAACGGCAAAGCCGCCATTGGGCGTCCGACCGAGAACATCGCTGAGATTTTGGACGCGTAG
- a CDS encoding magnesium-dependent phosphatase-1 — MKTLPGLIVFDLDFTLWDCGGTWCDCLTPPFRRSDTRLLDRGDRHIRLYDDVHAILDRCDEHNVPMALASRTERPPWARELVEMLGITSRFRHAEIYPSSKRKHFDALSRESGVAFDQMLFFDDEMRNIREVGSLGVTSVFVEDGMSRELFEDGLSRFAAR; from the coding sequence ATGAAAACGCTGCCTGGTTTGATTGTCTTCGACCTCGATTTCACGCTGTGGGATTGTGGTGGCACTTGGTGCGATTGCTTGACGCCGCCCTTTCGTCGATCGGATACGCGGTTGCTGGATCGAGGCGATCGACACATTCGTTTGTACGACGATGTTCACGCCATCTTGGACCGTTGTGATGAGCACAATGTGCCAATGGCGCTCGCGTCACGGACGGAGCGTCCTCCGTGGGCTCGCGAATTGGTGGAAATGTTGGGAATCACTTCTCGGTTTCGTCATGCCGAGATCTACCCGTCGTCAAAGCGAAAGCATTTCGATGCGTTGAGCCGCGAAAGTGGAGTGGCGTTCGATCAGATGCTGTTTTTTGACGATGAGATGCGAAACATCCGCGAGGTGGGCTCGTTGGGGGTGACCAGCGTGTTCGTTGAGGACGGAATGTCTCGCGAATTATTTGAAGATGGCCTCTCACGTTTCGCGGCGCGATAA